In Picosynechococcus sp. PCC 7002, the following are encoded in one genomic region:
- the moeB gene encoding molybdopterin-synthase adenylyltransferase MoeB, with translation MLNPNLDTIELTKDDYERYSRHLILPEVGVDGQKKLKAASVLCIGSGGLGSPLLLYLAAAGIGRIGLVDFDIVDFSNLQRQIIHGTSWVGKPKIQSAKNRILEINPFCQVDLYETQINSSNALDIIKDYDIVVDGTDNFPTRYLTNDACVLLNKPNVYGSIFRFEGQATVFNYEGGPNYRDLYPEPPPPGMVPSCAEGGVLGVLPGIIGTIQATETIKIILGAKNTLSGRLLLFNALDMKFRELKLRPNPERPVIEKLIDYEQFCGIPQAKAAEAEQQAAMEEMTVTELKALLDSGADDYVLIDVRNPHEYDIAQIPGATLIPLPDIEQGDGVDQVKELLTEGKKLIAHCKMGGRSAKALGILQEAGITGINVKGGIKAWSEEVDANVPLY, from the coding sequence ATGTTAAATCCTAATTTAGACACTATAGAACTAACAAAGGATGACTACGAACGCTATTCACGGCACCTAATCTTGCCGGAAGTGGGCGTAGATGGACAAAAGAAGCTTAAAGCCGCCAGTGTCCTTTGTATCGGTAGTGGTGGTCTCGGCTCGCCATTACTGCTCTACCTTGCTGCTGCGGGAATCGGTCGGATTGGTCTGGTCGATTTCGACATTGTAGATTTTTCTAACCTGCAACGCCAAATCATCCACGGCACCTCCTGGGTTGGCAAGCCCAAAATCCAATCGGCCAAAAACCGGATCCTGGAAATTAACCCCTTCTGCCAAGTTGATCTCTACGAGACCCAGATTAATTCGAGTAACGCCCTCGACATTATTAAAGACTACGACATCGTTGTGGATGGGACTGATAATTTCCCCACCCGTTATCTCACGAACGATGCTTGTGTGCTTTTAAATAAGCCCAATGTCTACGGTTCGATTTTCCGGTTTGAAGGCCAAGCCACTGTCTTTAACTACGAAGGCGGCCCCAACTACCGCGATCTATATCCCGAACCCCCGCCACCAGGCATGGTGCCATCCTGTGCAGAGGGTGGTGTCCTCGGTGTATTACCAGGGATTATTGGCACGATCCAAGCCACAGAGACCATCAAGATTATCCTTGGGGCAAAAAATACCCTCAGTGGCAGACTTTTACTTTTCAATGCCCTCGATATGAAATTCCGGGAATTGAAATTACGTCCCAACCCAGAACGTCCTGTAATCGAAAAATTAATTGATTACGAACAGTTTTGTGGCATTCCCCAAGCAAAGGCAGCGGAGGCAGAACAGCAGGCAGCTATGGAAGAAATGACAGTTACAGAACTCAAGGCATTGTTGGACAGCGGTGCTGATGATTATGTTTTGATCGATGTCCGCAATCCCCATGAATATGACATTGCCCAAATTCCGGGGGCGACCCTGATCCCTCTCCCCGATATTGAGCAAGGCGATGGGGTTGATCAGGTCAAGGAATTACTGACAGAAGGGAAAAAGTTAATTGCCCACTGTAAAATGGGAGGCCGCTCAGCGAAAGCTCTCGGTATTCTCCAGGAAGCAGGCATTACAGGCATCAACGTCAAAGGTGGGATCAAAGCCTGGAGTGAAGAAGTTGATGCTAACGTTCCCTTGTACTAG
- a CDS encoding glycosyltransferase family 2 protein: MVYISVVIPTYNRKPILTKCLQALEQQQVPEELENGGYEVVVVDDGSTDGTVNWLQTEADQYPHVRLFEQAHKGAAAARNLGVEQAQGEIIIFIDSDLVVTETFLAAHLEGLRRGKRKLKSDRLFTYGRVINTANFEDPTSEPFKVTDFSAAYFATGNVAIARKWLLEAGLFDTGFQLYGWEDLELGVRLKKLGLTLIKCPDAVGYHWHPPFSLAQIPQLIDQEIQRGKMGVIFYKKHPTWEVRMMIQMTWLHRLLWGILSLGGWLNEKRLKPLLGWLIQRGKSQLALEIARIFLNWYNVQGVYAAYREDQLARRS, translated from the coding sequence TTGGTTTACATTAGTGTCGTTATTCCCACCTACAATCGCAAACCCATTTTGACAAAATGCCTCCAGGCCCTAGAACAGCAACAGGTGCCGGAAGAGCTAGAGAATGGGGGCTACGAGGTGGTGGTGGTGGACGATGGCTCCACCGATGGCACAGTGAATTGGCTCCAGACCGAAGCTGACCAATATCCCCACGTGCGGCTCTTTGAACAGGCCCACAAAGGGGCGGCGGCGGCCCGAAACCTCGGCGTAGAACAGGCCCAAGGGGAGATTATTATTTTTATTGACAGTGATCTAGTGGTCACAGAAACTTTTTTGGCAGCCCACCTAGAGGGACTCCGCCGGGGTAAACGCAAACTCAAAAGCGATCGCCTATTTACCTACGGACGTGTGATCAACACTGCCAATTTTGAAGATCCCACCAGCGAACCCTTTAAGGTGACAGATTTTTCGGCGGCCTACTTTGCCACGGGAAATGTGGCGATCGCCCGCAAGTGGCTCCTTGAAGCTGGCTTATTTGATACCGGCTTCCAGCTCTATGGTTGGGAAGATTTAGAACTGGGTGTCCGTCTCAAAAAACTGGGTCTCACCCTGATTAAATGTCCCGATGCCGTCGGTTACCACTGGCATCCCCCCTTCAGTTTGGCGCAAATCCCTCAGCTCATTGATCAAGAAATTCAACGGGGCAAAATGGGGGTCATCTTCTACAAAAAACACCCCACCTGGGAAGTTCGCATGATGATCCAAATGACCTGGCTCCACCGTCTGCTCTGGGGCATCCTTTCCCTGGGGGGCTGGCTCAATGAAAAACGTCTAAAACCCCTTTTAGGTTGGCTAATCCAGCGAGGAAAATCACAACTGGCCCTCGAAATTGCCCGGATTTTTCTCAATTGGTATAACGTGCAGGGGGTCTATGCTGCCTACCGGGAAGATCAACTGGCCCGTCGATCTTGA
- a CDS encoding PP2C family protein-serine/threonine phosphatase produces the protein MTPSASNFATPKYFDPAARESELQLVSGKPDSRLETAIGEDVEFLRAQIAKLSREQTKVQDLLSSLGFALRSFNNLNQFLELTPLMSARVVDADGGALVLFDAQGQVQLEKFYCGEGGDCQFIRQAFTQLQTRAKTTNPEAATCTAQEALQFDEKLQAQLGEEIRVCSTPILVKNVTRGKLYVFSRDPQYGWDITRRKLVQLVADQTAVAIANNDLTSKLRSKEKQDRELEIASEIQNHLLPSECPQIKGLAIAADYRNAYRVGGDYYDFIPSNYDRIRSQDDPKLVQCVPWSIVIGDVMGKGVPAGLIMTMTRGMLRAEVLNRHSPAKILEHLNRVMYADLDNSHRFVTLFYSEYDPKTRTLSYSNAAHHPPLLWRAQTQNIEPLDTQGMLIGLDLDSSYEDAKVVLEVGDIILYYTDGFTDAVNSHGDRFDEENLVRVFQNACQNCQTPEAIVQELFTQVEKFTYPKVRGGDDMTLVVVQVQSEAIESHLCQHHDC, from the coding sequence GTGACTCCTTCTGCCTCTAACTTTGCCACTCCCAAGTATTTTGACCCTGCCGCCCGGGAGTCAGAGTTGCAGCTCGTTTCCGGCAAGCCAGACTCCCGCTTAGAAACGGCCATTGGCGAAGATGTCGAATTTTTGCGGGCACAAATTGCGAAGCTCAGCCGAGAGCAAACGAAGGTTCAAGATCTGTTGAGTTCCCTGGGTTTTGCCCTCAGAAGTTTTAACAACCTCAACCAATTTCTTGAGTTGACCCCCTTAATGTCTGCGCGGGTAGTGGATGCTGATGGTGGTGCTTTGGTGCTGTTTGATGCCCAGGGCCAGGTGCAGCTCGAAAAATTTTATTGTGGTGAGGGGGGAGATTGTCAGTTTATTCGACAAGCATTTACGCAGCTTCAGACGAGAGCGAAGACCACAAACCCGGAAGCAGCGACCTGTACGGCCCAGGAAGCGTTGCAGTTTGACGAAAAACTCCAGGCCCAGCTCGGCGAAGAAATTCGGGTTTGTAGCACGCCCATCCTTGTCAAAAATGTGACCCGTGGCAAGCTCTACGTATTTAGTCGTGATCCCCAGTATGGCTGGGATATTACCCGGCGAAAATTGGTGCAACTGGTGGCGGATCAAACGGCGGTGGCGATCGCCAACAATGACCTCACCAGCAAACTCCGGAGCAAAGAAAAGCAAGACCGGGAACTAGAAATTGCCTCGGAAATTCAAAACCATCTTTTACCCAGTGAATGTCCGCAAATCAAAGGTTTGGCGATCGCCGCCGATTATCGCAATGCCTACCGGGTTGGGGGCGACTACTACGACTTCATTCCCAGTAACTACGACCGCATCCGCAGCCAGGATGATCCGAAGCTTGTGCAATGTGTCCCCTGGAGTATCGTCATTGGCGATGTCATGGGGAAAGGCGTCCCGGCAGGTTTGATTATGACCATGACCAGGGGGATGCTCCGGGCCGAAGTGCTCAACCGCCACAGTCCCGCTAAAATCCTTGAACATCTAAACCGGGTCATGTACGCGGATCTAGATAATTCCCACCGATTTGTGACCCTATTTTATTCAGAGTACGATCCGAAAACCCGTACCCTGTCCTATAGCAATGCGGCCCATCACCCGCCGCTACTGTGGCGCGCCCAAACCCAAAACATCGAACCCCTCGACACCCAGGGCATGTTGATTGGTCTGGATCTAGATTCGTCCTACGAAGACGCCAAGGTGGTGCTGGAGGTGGGGGATATCATTCTCTATTACACCGATGGGTTTACCGATGCCGTCAACTCCCACGGCGATCGCTTTGACGAAGAAAACCTTGTGCGGGTCTTTCAAAATGCCTGCCAAAATTGCCAGACGCCGGAAGCAATCGTGCAGGAACTCTTTACCCAAGTGGAAAAATTCACCTATCCTAAAGTGCGTGGCGGTGATGATATGACCTTGGTTGTTGTGCAGGTACAATCAGAAGCAATTGAGTCCCATCTGTGTCAACACCATGACTGCTAA
- the nadC gene encoding carboxylating nicotinate-nucleotide diphosphorylase, which yields MATLPPWLIVDPLLQQWLQEDLGRGDRTTQSLFANTQAPIGQAKLILKADGQVAGLPLVERVFQLLDPQNFKFETALSEGSSGQPKNLIATMTAPLDILLMGERVALNILMRLSGIATMTAQYVEKIADLPTQLVDTRKTTPGLRLLEKYAVQVGGGQNHRFGLDDAVMIKDNHIQAAGGISQAIALVRQNMPYPLAIEVEAETPEQAFEAVTAGADILMLDNMSVAMMADLIPPLRAKNPRLKLEASGNITLETLREAALTGIDYISTSATITRAPWLDISMKITA from the coding sequence ATGGCAACCTTACCCCCTTGGCTCATCGTTGATCCCCTCCTCCAACAATGGTTACAGGAAGATCTCGGACGGGGCGATCGCACGACCCAATCCCTTTTTGCAAATACCCAAGCTCCCATCGGTCAGGCGAAACTGATTTTAAAAGCCGATGGTCAGGTGGCGGGTTTACCTTTAGTGGAACGGGTTTTTCAGTTACTTGATCCCCAGAATTTTAAATTTGAAACGGCTTTATCAGAAGGTTCTTCGGGACAGCCTAAAAATTTAATCGCTACGATGACGGCTCCCCTCGATATTTTGCTCATGGGGGAACGGGTCGCGTTAAATATTTTGATGCGTTTGAGTGGGATCGCCACAATGACGGCGCAGTATGTGGAAAAAATTGCTGATTTGCCGACGCAATTGGTGGACACCCGCAAAACAACTCCTGGCTTACGTCTGCTGGAAAAATATGCGGTGCAGGTGGGTGGCGGGCAAAACCATCGTTTCGGGCTAGATGATGCGGTGATGATCAAGGACAATCACATCCAGGCAGCAGGGGGAATTTCCCAGGCGATCGCCCTTGTGCGGCAAAATATGCCCTATCCTCTAGCAATTGAAGTAGAAGCCGAAACCCCGGAACAGGCTTTTGAAGCGGTGACAGCGGGGGCAGACATTTTAATGCTGGATAATATGTCCGTGGCGATGATGGCGGATTTGATCCCCCCACTGCGGGCCAAAAATCCCCGTTTGAAATTGGAAGCGTCGGGCAATATTACCCTGGAAACGTTGCGGGAAGCGGCGTTGACAGGGATCGATTACATTTCTACCAGTGCGACGATTACCCGTGCGCCGTGGCTCGATATCAGCATGAAAATTACGGCTTAG
- a CDS encoding LCP family protein, protein MVHGQEVTNGDHPRKGSTKLLRSPRHNLSRRHKPKSKVFSPFVRGLSWGVGFMGTILLSASLGTAIAVYTPIAQLVLPFLPAPLGSLATDGLRQLGTYSLGRPVNVLVMGVDRVEGTENPEAEFNGRSDTILLVRFEPEQGQVNMLSIPRDSQVRIPNVGITKINEANAYGGGQLAAQVVSDALNGVAVDRYVRLTTDTFKELVDAVGGVNVFVPADMQYTDQTQGLEINLEKGWQVLDGEQAEQFVRFRQDQYGDIGRVQRQQILLKALREKIQSPAIIPRLPALIGLVREHIDTNLTWEEMLALMNFSRQLEPENFQMVMLPGRFSDVGEYNRSYWIISDQGKNQVMTEFFAVESPVWSAPGENDGTLTKNVRIAIQNASGSPGMARQVSEFLQTQGFTNIYLSSDYPDRLEQTQVIAQQGNVSGANQLLANLGTGRVEASSIGEIESDFTIRVGQDWLEQSQESFVSN, encoded by the coding sequence ATGGTTCACGGTCAGGAAGTTACGAATGGGGATCATCCCCGCAAAGGCTCCACGAAGCTTCTTCGATCACCGCGCCACAATCTCTCCCGCCGCCATAAGCCAAAGTCTAAGGTTTTTTCGCCTTTCGTGCGGGGACTGTCATGGGGGGTTGGGTTTATGGGCACAATTCTCCTATCCGCTTCCCTAGGCACGGCGATCGCCGTCTATACCCCCATTGCCCAATTGGTATTACCTTTTCTGCCAGCTCCCCTGGGAAGCCTTGCCACCGACGGTTTACGGCAATTAGGGACTTACAGCTTGGGCCGCCCCGTGAATGTCCTTGTGATGGGGGTTGATCGCGTCGAAGGAACGGAGAATCCAGAAGCCGAATTTAATGGACGCAGCGACACAATCCTCTTGGTTCGCTTCGAGCCAGAACAGGGACAAGTCAATATGCTTTCGATCCCCCGGGATAGCCAAGTCAGAATTCCCAATGTGGGCATTACAAAAATTAATGAAGCCAATGCCTACGGTGGTGGTCAGTTGGCGGCCCAGGTTGTGAGTGACGCCTTAAATGGTGTGGCAGTTGATCGCTATGTGCGTTTGACCACCGACACTTTTAAAGAGTTGGTTGATGCCGTGGGGGGAGTTAATGTGTTTGTCCCAGCGGATATGCAATACACAGACCAGACCCAGGGCCTAGAGATCAACCTCGAAAAAGGCTGGCAAGTGCTAGATGGAGAACAGGCAGAACAGTTTGTCCGCTTCCGGCAGGATCAATATGGTGACATTGGTCGGGTACAACGCCAACAGATACTCCTCAAAGCGCTCCGGGAAAAAATTCAATCCCCGGCGATTATTCCCCGTCTTCCGGCTCTGATTGGTTTAGTACGTGAACACATTGATACGAATCTAACCTGGGAAGAAATGCTGGCATTGATGAATTTTTCACGACAGCTTGAGCCAGAAAATTTTCAGATGGTGATGCTCCCAGGGCGCTTTAGTGACGTGGGTGAATATAACCGTAGTTACTGGATTATTTCTGACCAGGGTAAAAATCAGGTGATGACAGAATTTTTCGCGGTGGAATCGCCCGTCTGGTCAGCCCCCGGCGAAAATGATGGCACTTTAACGAAAAACGTGCGCATTGCGATTCAAAATGCCTCTGGTTCACCGGGAATGGCGCGGCAGGTGTCGGAATTTTTGCAGACCCAGGGCTTTACGAATATTTATTTATCGAGTGATTATCCAGACCGCCTCGAGCAAACCCAAGTGATTGCCCAACAGGGAAATGTGTCTGGGGCGAATCAACTGCTAGCAAACCTAGG
- a CDS encoding DUF2973 domain-containing protein, translating into MFHFLFILAFGIIATIAAVNLVRSFMMLSNETRVYPNFQSNTQGTQSQRPRPTPHPEMVDDLGQPINEPLLVVRSLDVEDARQRLDNLYNSSPSGENNQEEDA; encoded by the coding sequence ATGTTTCATTTCTTGTTTATTTTGGCATTTGGAATTATCGCCACCATCGCAGCGGTGAACTTGGTGCGCAGCTTTATGATGCTGAGTAATGAAACAAGGGTCTACCCAAATTTTCAGAGTAATACCCAAGGAACGCAATCCCAACGGCCCCGGCCGACCCCCCACCCAGAAATGGTTGACGACTTGGGCCAACCGATTAATGAACCGCTATTGGTCGTGCGATCGCTAGATGTAGAAGACGCGAGGCAACGCCTGGATAATTTATACAACTCATCGCCGAGTGGTGAAAATAACCAAGAAGAGGATGCCTAG
- a CDS encoding RpoD/SigA family RNA polymerase sigma factor, translating into MFDTTTTNSLDPVYAQDSHQATELESSNSMVEAEFSETELTNLRGVRSRNEDTVGAFFKEMARYPLLKPDEEIQLAHSVKFLNDAEERRLELQEQLGRSPTNEEWASVLGLETVKQLNSALYKGRVAKRKMIRSNLRLVVSIAKRYLNRGVPFLDLIQEGAIGLNRAAEKFDPNKGYKFSTYAYWWIRQAITRTIANDARTIRLPIHIVEKLNKLKKAQRTLKQTLQRNPTEAELAQELDITADQLHQLLQLRRQSLSLNHRVGKGEDTELVDLLEDDGLQLPEERMSEAMMRQELWDVLGDVLTDREKEVIALRYGLSSEQPHTLEEVGGMFNLSRERVRQIQSKAMRKLRRPQVARRLKSWLY; encoded by the coding sequence ATGTTCGACACAACCACAACCAACAGTCTTGACCCTGTGTATGCTCAAGATAGCCATCAAGCCACTGAATTAGAATCGAGCAATTCAATGGTTGAAGCGGAATTTTCAGAGACAGAACTCACAAATTTGCGGGGAGTCCGTAGTCGCAATGAGGATACTGTCGGTGCTTTTTTTAAAGAGATGGCCCGCTACCCCCTCCTCAAGCCAGACGAAGAAATTCAACTGGCCCACAGTGTTAAGTTTCTCAATGATGCTGAAGAGCGTCGCCTTGAACTTCAGGAACAATTAGGGCGATCGCCCACCAACGAAGAATGGGCGAGTGTCCTTGGCCTCGAAACAGTTAAACAGCTCAACTCTGCCCTGTACAAAGGCCGGGTGGCGAAGCGGAAGATGATTCGCTCCAATCTGCGTCTTGTGGTCTCCATTGCGAAACGCTATCTCAACCGGGGTGTACCATTCCTGGATCTGATTCAAGAGGGGGCGATCGGCCTTAACCGTGCCGCCGAAAAATTTGACCCCAACAAAGGCTACAAGTTTTCGACCTATGCCTATTGGTGGATTCGCCAGGCGATTACCCGCACCATTGCTAACGATGCCCGGACAATTCGCTTACCGATCCACATCGTCGAAAAGCTCAATAAACTCAAAAAAGCCCAACGGACGCTCAAACAAACCCTGCAACGGAATCCAACTGAAGCGGAATTGGCCCAAGAACTCGATATTACCGCTGATCAACTCCACCAACTGCTTCAACTCCGGCGTCAATCTCTCTCCCTGAACCACCGTGTGGGTAAAGGCGAAGATACGGAATTAGTTGATCTCCTCGAAGATGATGGCCTTCAACTTCCCGAAGAACGGATGAGTGAAGCGATGATGCGCCAAGAACTTTGGGATGTCCTCGGTGACGTGCTCACTGACCGTGAAAAAGAAGTCATTGCCCTCCGCTATGGCCTCTCCTCTGAACAGCCCCATACCCTCGAAGAAGTGGGTGGGATGTTTAATCTGTCCCGGGAGCGGGTACGACAAATCCAAAGTAAGGCGATGCGTAAGCTACGGCGTCCCCAGGTGGCCCGTCGCCTCAAAAGTTGGCTGTATTGA
- the priA gene encoding primosomal protein N': protein MDWLEVLVDCGYTQGLFTYGVPLELAVVPGDIVLVGFGAQQVGAIAIRFIAKLPQGLDPEQIRPVQGIIARGFFSPHYWQLLLRVAQAYQTDMMTVVRMALPPGLLRRSQPRVRLLKTDLASIDIDFLPPTAQQLFQLLQRGSTQDYSVKYLQRQIKSVYRGIQELEKAGLAERYLATPQVIHGQRQKWVSYVSEREGLTKRQREILLVLRHEGGEMWLSELVGVAKTTATTVTKMAKVGCVAIAEREKLRLHQSPSQGVDPAKTLTNAQQAALETIKKIQGYGEVLLHGVTGSGKTEVYLQAIAPLLSQQKSALVLVPEIGLTPQLMDRFRSRFGDRVLTYHSGLSAGERYDTWRQMLRPDSQIIIGTRSAVFAPLPNLGMIILDEEHDSSYKQDQPAPTYHARTVARWRSQQENCPLLLGSATPALDTWVEFQTAQNSNYYYISLPERVYARPLPPVEIVDMRHELRVGNRSLFSQSLRQALERITQTHEQGILFIARRGHSTFVSCRSCGYVMECPHCDVSLSYHYVQEGSLPLLRCHYCDHSQIQPKHCPSCNSPYFKFFGNGTQKVFQALQKEFPQLRCLRFDSDTTRRKGAHRDLLGQFARGEADILLGTQMLTKGLDVAQVTLVGVIAADGLLHQSDYRAAERTFQTLTQVAGRAGRGDEPGQVIIQTYSPEHPVIQAVKTHDYLTFAEREISQRQELDYPPFGKLILLRFSGENHDQVRYTAEAIAEKCFPLLEPEDELLGPVPANILRVARRYRWQVVLKFPQRKTEIPDLTFLREFCPRPVSLSINVDPLYID from the coding sequence TTGGATTGGCTTGAGGTCTTAGTTGATTGTGGTTATACTCAGGGGCTTTTTACCTATGGAGTGCCGCTAGAATTGGCGGTGGTGCCAGGGGATATCGTATTGGTTGGGTTTGGGGCGCAACAGGTGGGAGCGATCGCCATTCGCTTCATTGCAAAGCTCCCCCAGGGACTAGATCCTGAGCAAATCCGTCCGGTGCAGGGGATCATCGCGCGGGGCTTTTTTTCGCCCCACTATTGGCAACTTTTGTTGCGGGTTGCCCAGGCCTATCAAACGGATATGATGACGGTGGTACGAATGGCTTTGCCGCCGGGTTTATTGCGGCGATCGCAACCCCGTGTTCGGCTTTTGAAAACCGATCTCGCCTCCATCGACATCGACTTTTTACCACCGACGGCCCAACAACTTTTCCAGTTACTCCAGCGGGGATCAACCCAGGACTACAGTGTGAAGTACCTCCAACGACAGATTAAGTCGGTCTATCGCGGGATACAGGAATTGGAAAAGGCGGGCCTCGCAGAACGATATTTGGCGACGCCCCAAGTCATCCACGGGCAGCGGCAAAAGTGGGTGAGCTACGTGAGCGAACGGGAAGGGCTCACCAAACGGCAACGGGAAATTTTGCTGGTGTTGCGCCATGAAGGGGGCGAAATGTGGCTCTCGGAATTGGTGGGGGTGGCGAAAACAACGGCGACAACGGTGACGAAAATGGCAAAGGTCGGTTGTGTGGCGATCGCCGAACGGGAAAAATTACGCTTACACCAGTCGCCGTCCCAGGGCGTAGACCCTGCCAAAACATTAACTAATGCCCAACAAGCAGCTCTAGAAACCATCAAAAAAATCCAGGGTTACGGGGAAGTTCTGTTACATGGGGTGACGGGTTCAGGGAAAACGGAGGTTTATCTCCAGGCGATCGCCCCCCTGTTATCTCAACAAAAATCCGCCCTTGTCCTCGTGCCAGAAATTGGCCTCACACCGCAACTAATGGATCGATTTCGGTCACGGTTTGGCGATCGCGTTTTGACTTACCACAGCGGTTTATCAGCAGGAGAACGCTACGATACATGGCGGCAAATGTTGCGCCCCGACAGCCAAATTATCATCGGCACCCGTTCCGCTGTTTTTGCGCCCCTGCCCAATTTAGGGATGATCATCCTCGACGAAGAACACGACAGTAGTTACAAACAGGATCAGCCCGCCCCCACCTACCATGCCCGCACCGTCGCCCGGTGGCGATCGCAGCAGGAAAATTGCCCATTGCTTCTTGGTTCTGCCACCCCAGCCCTGGACACTTGGGTAGAATTTCAAACCGCCCAAAACTCAAATTACTATTACATTTCCCTGCCTGAGCGGGTGTATGCTCGTCCGCTGCCCCCCGTGGAAATTGTTGATATGCGCCATGAACTGCGCGTCGGCAACCGCTCCCTTTTTAGTCAGTCCCTCCGGCAGGCCCTCGAACGTATTACCCAAACCCACGAACAGGGGATTTTATTTATTGCCCGTCGCGGTCACAGTACCTTTGTTTCCTGTCGCAGTTGCGGTTATGTGATGGAATGCCCCCATTGTGATGTGTCCCTCTCCTACCATTACGTTCAGGAGGGCAGTTTACCGCTATTGCGTTGCCATTATTGCGATCATAGCCAGATCCAACCCAAACATTGCCCAAGCTGTAATTCCCCCTATTTCAAGTTTTTCGGGAACGGCACCCAAAAAGTTTTCCAGGCGCTGCAAAAAGAATTTCCTCAGTTACGCTGTCTGCGATTTGATAGTGATACCACCCGTCGAAAAGGGGCGCACCGCGACTTATTGGGGCAATTTGCCCGGGGCGAGGCGGATATTTTACTAGGTACCCAGATGCTCACGAAGGGTTTGGATGTGGCTCAAGTGACCCTTGTGGGGGTGATTGCCGCCGATGGTCTATTACACCAAAGTGATTATCGGGCTGCGGAACGCACCTTTCAAACCCTAACCCAGGTGGCAGGTCGGGCGGGTCGGGGTGATGAACCGGGCCAAGTGATCATTCAGACCTATTCCCCAGAGCATCCGGTGATTCAAGCGGTAAAAACCCATGATTACCTGACCTTTGCCGAGCGGGAAATAAGTCAACGGCAGGAATTGGACTATCCGCCCTTTGGCAAATTAATTTTGCTGCGCTTTAGTGGAGAAAACCACGATCAGGTGCGCTACACCGCCGAGGCGATCGCCGAAAAATGTTTCCCACTGCTCGAACCCGAAGACGAACTTCTTGGCCCCGTGCCAGCGAATATTCTGCGAGTGGCACGGCGTTACCGTTGGCAGGTGGTTTTAAAATTTCCCCAGCGCAAAACCGAGATCCCCGATTTGACTTTTTTGCGGGAATTTTGCCCGCGTCCGGTAAGCCTTTCGATTAATGTTGATCCGTTGTACATCGATTAG